The proteins below come from a single Candidatus Woesearchaeota archaeon genomic window:
- a CDS encoding stage II sporulation protein M, protein MVLEHLFPEDWLEKKIRYSFILAFVYSSLSIVAARLLFKSNSGIVSIAFTSLLLLPYLEKLFEKEEKIELKEKSFTLRKLFRDNRKTVKVYFSLFFGIYLAYLLFSFILPQLGIDILPIFKEQLRLEGVTGNLIFTKSLFIQIFLNNWWVLLACFLLSLMTGDGAIFFITWNASTWGTILGYRALAAGLAGYHDPWTNLLIIVVFTLPHLVLEGGAYILAAISGSVISDDIISKSQEIRKFLMVAAGAGIGYFFLFILIRQMFSGIFAGFLNIALMLFIIHSLNMIFDDKKHKEVFVYNYYLLVIAILIFMLGALVETFVLGNIGALTKVYAASSMFAF, encoded by the coding sequence ATGGTACTTGAGCACCTTTTCCCAGAAGACTGGCTAGAAAAGAAAATCAGGTATTCTTTCATCCTCGCATTCGTGTATTCATCATTATCTATTGTTGCAGCCAGGCTGCTCTTCAAGTCGAATTCAGGGATAGTCAGCATAGCATTCACGTCACTGCTGCTGCTGCCGTATCTAGAGAAGCTTTTTGAGAAGGAAGAGAAGATCGAGCTGAAAGAAAAAAGCTTCACACTGCGCAAGCTGTTCAGAGACAACAGGAAAACCGTGAAGGTCTACTTCTCTCTCTTCTTCGGGATCTATCTTGCGTACCTGCTCTTCTCATTCATACTCCCCCAGCTCGGGATAGACATACTCCCCATCTTCAAGGAACAGCTGAGGCTCGAGGGGGTCACAGGAAACCTGATATTCACAAAATCATTATTCATACAGATTTTCCTGAACAACTGGTGGGTGCTGCTCGCCTGTTTCCTCCTCTCGCTGATGACCGGAGACGGAGCAATATTCTTCATAACCTGGAATGCATCCACGTGGGGCACAATACTCGGATACAGGGCCCTTGCAGCAGGGCTTGCCGGATACCATGACCCCTGGACAAACCTCCTCATCATCGTCGTCTTCACATTGCCGCATCTTGTGCTGGAAGGCGGGGCATATATCCTCGCTGCAATATCAGGATCAGTCATATCCGATGACATAATCTCAAAATCACAGGAGATACGCAAGTTCCTCATGGTGGCAGCAGGGGCAGGAATAGGCTATTTTTTCCTGTTCATACTCATACGGCAGATGTTCTCAGGGATATTCGCAGGGTTCCTAAACATCGCATTGATGCTCTTCATAATACATTCCCTCAACATGATATTCGATGACAAGAAGCACAAAGAGGTGTTTGTCTACAACTATTACCTCCTGGTCATCGCCATACTCATATTCATGCTCGGAGCCCTTGTTGAGACATTCGTGCTTGGGAATATAGGTGCCCTGACAAAAGTCTATGCAGCGAGCAGCATGTTCGCATTCTGA